In Lolium rigidum isolate FL_2022 chromosome 7, APGP_CSIRO_Lrig_0.1, whole genome shotgun sequence, the DNA window AGATCTACTTTGCAGGGGCTATTTTCATAATGATTTTTTGAACTTGCAGGAATTCAGCATCCTCACTGATTAAGCAACGGTTAATTTTTACTGGAACTGAGAGGGGGAAGTTGATAGCTCTTCGCCAAAGCTTTGCAGAAGTATGTAATGATCCTTGACTGGCAGTTTCTCCCGGTTTCCATATATCTCGCATGGTTTTAGGACTGTTTTATGCCTAACCTGCTAAACACTAATGCATCAACATCCTTCTATGTATGCACATATATAAATAGTAAAGCTAAGCCTATCATTGTGCTATTAGCCTTAATCTAACTACTTGCAAAATAGGAGTTTCTATGTGTTTCAGATTTTATTACGAGTTGTTGACCGACTGTCTTCAATTGTAGTCCCTGAATCCTCCGGTGTTGATATTTGTTCAAAGTAAAGAGAGGGCGAAAGAGCTCTACAAGGAACTGGCATTTGATGACATTAGAGCCGATGTAATTCATGGAGACCTTAGTGAAGAGCAGGTTACTTTTGCAAAATACATGTTactactgattttttttttataaatgcTCATATTATTTTGATTTTCACATGTGTTATATTGTTGACATCAAGCTCACTAGCTCAATTTGTATTTCCTAACTGTAGCGCGAAGATGCTGTTGACAACTTGAGAGCTGGCAAGAGTTGGGTACTAATAGCAACGGAGGTCCTTGCCCGTGGAATGGATTTCAAAGGTGTCAACTGTGTAATCAACTACGATTTTCCAGAGTCTGCTTCTGCCTATATTCACAGAATAGGTAAGGAAGATATCCGGCTTTCCCACCTGGACATGGCCGTTGCAGTAAGATTATAAATCACTTGTCTTGTTATACAGGGCGGTCTGGAAGAGCAGGCAGATCAGGGGAGGCGATCACGTTCTTCACAGAGGAGGACAAGCCATTCCTGCGCAACATTGCGAACGTGCTGGTATCTTCAGGCTGCGAGGTTCCTTCCTGGATGGTGGCATTGCCGAAGCTCAAGAGCAGGAAGCACAGGGTGGACAGGGACCACATCTCCTTTTTAACTGATGAAGATTGAGATGCTGCGATTGTAAGTTTATAACCATAACGATTTGTTAGATGACATGTTTGGCTTCAGTTTTCCATGTTTGATTGCCTTGTGTGTCATTCATCCCGTTCGGCTAAAAATTAATACATGAGATGGGCTTATGCAAGTTTCTTGCTACAGTTTTGTGGATAGGTAAAGTAGGTTGGTTCTGGAATTTGACTTATAATTAGGTTCATCTCAGAACATGATACAAAGAATAACGGACATACTTGAGTTACGGACCTGACCTCGTGGCTCAACTTGTTTTGTTAGCTCATCCCCTAGATCCGTGCTGCTGAAGAACAGGATACACAGCTCCTCGTTGCCGGTCTCTCAGAATCTCCATCCTGTGTACCCTTGAGCTTTATGAACTCTAGTCCTGAGTCCTGACTTTTGTCCTCGACTCTTCTCCAGAAGGAGAAAAAAAGGCTTTCAGCCACCTCAACCTCATTGATAGGCAGCGTTTCTAAGATTATAATATAGATATGACTACAATTGGCGCACAAATAAAAAATCTGATGCAAGGTGAAGAAATTGACAGCTCTGGTGGTGATGACGCTGATGCACATAGTGACATAGACATCAATTGAGATCAGTATAGTTCTGGTGGTTGATGAGGGTGATCGTCTTTTCGGTCCCGGCAATGGCATCCTCTCTAGGTTGCTAATATTCCTCTATCTGTGCTATCTGCCCGTTACCAGCGTAAACAAAAGAGCAATGCCCCTAGTCTCCGGGGCATGGGAAGAGTCAGAGAGACCCTGCTCCACTTGACTATTTGAGACTATAAAAACGCCGGCAGGCCGGCTCCCTTCTCCACTGGCAAGTTACGCTCAGCTCAAGCTAAGACCCTGTTCCTCACTGTTAAGATGGATATATATGTGCTCACTACAGCTCTGAAGAACATGTTCAACTTGACAACCTGATCATGGTCTCCGTTACTAAGCTACAGCCACAGAAATACTGAAGAAAACACACAGACACACAAATCTGATGCTATCAATCTATCTGATTCTACGCGGGTTGGGAGCCATTAGCATCATCAGCTGCCCATGTCGAGAGGGCGTAGAGCACCCTGCCTTTCCATCCCAGCAGAAGCCAGCGGCCGTCCTCATTGACTATGAAATGCCTGTGGTACTGCTCCTTCACTTGGTCCTTGAGTATCTCAACAATGCCACGGTCCAACGGCAGTTGCCTCAGGCCCGCTCGCTGGTTTTGTGTCTGCCATTCCTTGTAGTTCTGAGGGCGCTCCACCCGGTCAGCGCCCTCGCAGGCAATGATATTCACTGCGCGCCGGCCCAATACTTTGCGCTCAAGCAGTAACCTCTTGCTGCTGTCCCGCTCCCGCGGCATGGTGGTTGCCATCATGTCAAACTGTGCTGTGAAGTTGGAGAGCGCTTGGTGGAAACGAGTCTTGAAGAGTGCAGAGCTGTAAGGTCCGTTTATGGTGGCGTGGACGAACACGGATGGTTTCATCTTCCTGACAGTGTTGAGCACCAAGTCCCTTGGGTTTACCATGTCGAAGGTGAGGCCTTCGTCCATCAAGGTCCTAAAATGGAAAAGGTTGTTCACGACGAGCACCTCATCAGGATCAATGTCGAGGTCCTCGGCGCGGATGACCTCTAACTTGGCTATTATAGCACGGAACTTGAATGGGACGCCTAACTGGCTTGCGCAGTGGCTGAGCATGTGTTTCGACTCCTCGGCATGCTTGACCGGACACAACCCGGGCTGTGGGCTAGTGATTCCGGTAAACCTCACCTCCGGTGGCCCACCCTCCCTTTCTGCTAGCCACCGGAGTAGCTCCGGCCACTGGAACCCGTCGTTGACGCCGTAGTGCACAATGTGCAGCTTCTTTCTCCCCGCCACTGCATTGTAGATGTTCTTGTTGGAGAAGTGGATGGACACCTTCAGGAAACAGCAGGTGGCCATGTACAGGTGGTAGCCCTTGAGGAACTCCATGATGTTGGCGTGCGTCGCCACGGTGATTGAGTGGTAGAGTTGCCAACCTGTGCCTGCCAGCCGTGCCTCCAGCCCCTCGGCAAAGTAATGCGCCAGCCGCTGCGTCGCGTCCCCCGTCGGCAATgagttcctcttgatcagctccaGAAGATCGCCCGCTCTGCGCCGGTCGATGGTAGCCACCGCCTCAGCGCAGCGGATCAGCAGCGTTTCCAGGTCAGCCACCATCATCTGCGTTGCACCACGCCTCACAAGCGGCACCTTCCTGCAAATGCTCTGCTGCGCCGCCTTGTCGCCCCTCTCCTTGAGGTGCATGCCGTAGCCATCAGGGGTGAGCAGGTTGTCTGACATCTCAACCGTGGTGTGTTCCTTCTCTGAGCCAGTATGCACAGGCACTATTTGCTTGCTGCTCCTGCCCATGCGCGGCACTGTCTCACCATCCAAGTCGTCAAACCTGTTCTTATGCCATCTACTATCCATGAACCCGTTTTGTGTGGGTAAGAACCTGTTGGCTTCCTCCATGCCTTTGAGAAAAGCCATGCTCGACAGCATGCCCATGCTGGTGCTGCTACTGCTGGGCTCCTCCGCCGCGGTGACTGTGCCATTCAAGAAGGTAGGATTGTGTACCTCGGCAGATAAGAACCCAGAAACCATGCGGCTGGAAAGCAAGGTGGAGGGATCCTGGGCATCAGATGAGGTGGTACCGGAAGCAGAGAGGATCTCGGCGAAGGGCTGCTCGGCCTGCAGGACCATTGGGTGGTCAGGGTATCGGTAAAAGAACTTGTCGACAGGAACGTCCTCCTCCATGAGCATCTGTGAGATGTATGCCAGGGCCAGTTCGTCCTGCGTCTTCTGTGAATCGCCATGGGTTGTCGAGGAACAGTCGAGGAAGAGGGAAGGAGACAGTGGTGCAGGCTCGACAATTGCAAACAGCTTGTCCTGGGTGTCAGCCATTGTATGCAAGGTGCATGCGTGGTGGTTCTTGGTCATGATGTACAGGAAATATCATCTGTATCCATCCCATGTGAAGCCAAACAAGCTCATCCTTTTGCAGTTGGAACCATCGAAGCATTTCATTGCAGAAGATTGGTTTAACCATCCCAGCGCCTGCACGTCTGGACAAACAAAGGTCTGCTGTATGTTTGTCTCGCTGTTTCAGCCAACCTTTTGTCCCTTTTCTGATCAACggtgttagattattaggcaatttctgtgtgagtttaattaccgaaagcaacattacagatgcacaagcatacttaatcacacacatcatactaagcacatgcatcagatctgaacatggaacaagtagcagtgcaaggtaggagaggaaaagcacgtacatcgcgactgggaaggtcgcaccagcaccagcaccaccatgggaattgttgatgtcgcccatggtgtagtcggagtcgtggatgaagcagtcgaaccggcgaagaagagcacgaacagcagTGAGCAGTCGcgtcgagacgctccccaaaaaccttatcgcccgtctcctggTGCAGGATCACAACGAATGGGGTtttggaggcctgctctcccggacggctgtgcacgcagtcgtcgGAATGGGGAAGTCTAGAGAGTAGCGCAACAAAAGGAACTTCGTGAGAGAGACGGACTAGAGAGTTTTGAGAGCTatgttctccagatctgatctgtctccttgtatagcctaggaggagagccgacccgaccgcgttgccacgcgtaggaagccagggacacgcggcgagcatgcacatgcaggtcgacacgtacccaactcagttgaggcttccttgagtgtgtctcgaactcgaactcgagtcacgaaatgcGACGTGCGTGAGGTGACGTGACGAGCCGAGGCggggcggacggaggaggaggagtgcgcgagggctccttctattctcattcacttggaaggactagaacaacATCTCTTATATACCACTCTAActccctcccaactagcaatgtgggactaaactttatccCCAAGGCTgttccaagctgccaacgtgatgggtcttaagatttcaggaattgtagactacatgggctgccttactgggctgcagcccatctacattcaacaaacgGCACCGATTTTCTTGTGCAAAAATCAGTTTGTGTGGAGGTGATGTGATGTACTGCTGTGGCGAGTTCATATTATGATTCTTATTTGGACAGATATTTGGACAGATATTTGGGTTTCTAGGGGCTCCAGCCTTAAATATTTATTCCAACACCTGGCTTCCAGGATCACGAGGTCAGATACCCATTTTTGTGTTTTGAACGAGACCTTTTCTTTAACACCTGGCTTCTAGGACCATACTTTTTGTTTTATAAGCCAGGTGTAGTATCTTTACTCCCTTCGTTTCACCAAAAGTGTCTCAATTTTATCAAAAGTATCTCAAGGGAGTACTATTGTTACAAGGCCGAATCCTCATGCCCAATAATGGCCTGGGAGCCAAGCGGGTATCTTTTGCACACGCACCAGTCGGGCCTTGGGGTGCATCCATCGTTAGTAGATTAAGATTCTGATATCATTATAGGAAATCGGACTAGAGAAATGGCTCAGATTAACTTGTTTCGAGAGGTAGTTGATGCCTGTGACAAGCTCAGGCTTGCCGATCACTTAACTGACGAACATGATTCAGAAAATATGCACCATATCACATTAATTCAGAGATCTATTATGAGCGATCAACGAGATTACAAATGAAGTTTTATACCGGACCTCGAACAGAAGCGGCTAGGGTTTCAACCCAATATTACACGCATGCCTAGTATCTTCTAGATCCGAGGCTAAATACAGGGGAAAGTAAGGATAATCAAGGGAGCACCTGAGCTATAAAGTGATCTTGTCCGAGTTCAGACAGATGAAAGTTAGCCATTGGATCAATTATGGACGCTCCTTGAGTCACAGCAATTGGCACGAAGCAGTATGTTGTGATTAGCACCTGATGCGATATCAACGGTTGACGATGCTAACTATGCATAGCGTGTAGTGGCGATAAAACTTATTCCTGAAAAAGAAAAATTCAAAAACCGCAGGCCATCCCATCGGTTCAAAAGTCCGGTATCCTGTCCTCACTTTAGACCTAACCCAAACTAAGATGTTGTCTTTCATTCTTGATTATGATTATGAAATTATGCCTCACATCTATGTTTAGGCAATGCATTTGGCTATTGTAGACAATTGGAGGACTACTTTAAATAATGTGGTTATGCATGTATTCTCCTGGACAATATGTTAGCTGGTGAAGTCTTTAACATGTCTTTCTTTTTTAAATATAGTAGGTCGTAACGAGAGTGAACAAATGGAGgccaagctacatgtagctcttattttcaaacactcaaaattcatattttgaagtgtcaaaaagtcCTGATTTTTTTTCTAGAGGTACCCAATGATGTAGAATACAAacctgtaaaatctcaatacgaaCTACTTTTTATTCTAGGctccacaaaaatgataaaatcggACAAAAGTAATTTGGACTGACATTTTCGCAtttgtagtatacatcattggctacctctAGAAATTTGTTTCAGACTTTTCTAAAACTTTGAAATATGAAATATAAATATTTGAAATTAAAGGGCTACATGTAACTCGGCCTCTGTTTCGAGTTTCCCACACTATAACATGCTATAACTTGTATAGAGTCAGGAGAAAGGTCACGCTAAATAAAACAACACGTTATTCTAAACCTTTGGTATATTCTATAATATGCATTAGAAGGGAAATGGTCCAATGTGGAAGAGGTGCGTCTCCTCTAATTATGTGATACACCGTATCAGATTATCAACAAATCTGCTTGATCAAAATTACCTGCTGGCCGTCCGCGCATTCCCCTCGAAGATTTGATCTGCCACCTGACTGAGATCATGTGAGCCGATTAGAATAGTTTGATAAGGGTGGTGCAACATTTTATAATATGCATTAGAAGGAAAATGCCCCGCGTGGAAGAGGTGTGTCTCCTCTAATTATGGGTGGTGCAATATTTTATAATATGCACTAGAAGGAAAATGCCCCGCGTGGAAGAGGTGTGTCTCCTCTAATTATGGGATACACCCAGTATCGGATTATCAACCAATTCTTTTGATCGAGATGACGTGCCCGCCGTCGTGCATTGCCCGTAAAGATTGGAAGACGCGATATGCCACCTGACTCAGATCATGTGAACCGATCGGAATAGCTTGGTACAAGTTGTATTTTATAATGTGCACTAGAAGTAAAATGCTCCACTGTGGAAGAGGTGTGACTCGTCTAATTGCCACATGCACGACTATCAAATTATCAATCAAAATCCTCTTGATCAGAATGAGGTCCCAGCCAACGCGTATTGTCCGCGAAGGTCTGTAGACTCGATCTGCCACCATTTGTTTTTTAATTTTAATAAAAAATGCTAGAATATCACGCGATATCAATAACACCTGGTCTTTGTAGTATAATGTCAAAAAAACACACAAGGACGTGCTTGTTACAGGCTATTGCACAGAGAAGCAGAGGATGTTGCCCACGCCTTATTCAAATGTCCGCATGCATACATATTATGGGAGAAAATGAGAGAGGTATGGTATTTGCTGCGCGACACGGATCTCCATCTACATCCGTATTCTTGGTTTAAATAAGTATTATCAAATATACCGGTTGAGATGGTTGACCACTTGCTGCTTGTTACTTGGAGAGCATGGCATGCTAGAAACGAGGTGACTCGTGATAAACCTCTACCCTCGGTTGAAGGTTCTATGAGATTTCGATGCAGTTATATTAAATTGGTTAGAGATACTCATTCTCTTACGGTTGAAGCTATGATCAAAGGAAAGCAACCAATGATGAAGTCACATGTCTGTTGTGAGCCTGTGAAATCTGCTAGTACTCCATGCAAACCATGGTGTTGTCCACCTCCAGGCTGGGCTAAATTATCCATCGATGGATCCTTCCATTAAGGGGATAGTGAGGGAGGCACCGGAATGGTCTTGCGTGATGAGAATGGTTCTATCATTTATTCTGCTTGCAGATGGATGCCTAGATGTGATGATCCGTTTGAAACTGAACTACAAGCGTGTATCGAGGGGGTGCAACTGGCCTTGGAAAATTGCCAGTTGCCTGTCATCGTTGAAACTGATTGCATCGCGTTGGTGTAAGCAACCAAGAAGTTACTCGAGGATCGTTCTATCTATTGAAATCTTTTCTTAGAGCTTAGTCATTtaattggtcaaagtgtggagtcTTATTTTGTAAAAGCGGAGCGTTCGCAGGTTAGGGTTAGTCACTGTCTTGCAAATTTTGCGAGGACAAAACACCGAACTATCATGTGGTTGGGTTCGGGTCCTGACATTTTGTTGCAGGATCTGGAACTTACGCACTGTGTAATCCCGCCTGCTTAATGAAATCctcttttacccgcaaaaaaaggaCGTGCAGCTGCTATCTAAGAAGATTGCATGtttctttgcagagagtttaatgATATTATCTAGGGAGGCGGTAGACACAAGAAGAAACTTATTCATTCTCCTGTTCAGAAGGAAGGTATGATTGAGGTCATGAGCAGGTGAAGCGTATGTCACGTCATATTATAAAGGTTTATTTGGCGCCCCGAAGGAATCAAATAGCTCGTTGGATGAATCCAGAATTGATGATATTTCTCAAGTGTCTCCGGAACACAATAAGGCGCCAGGTGCCGATGGTTTTATGGCTGAGTTCTTTCAAACCTTCTAGGAAATAATCAAAGGTGATTTATTAGAGCTGTTCGGTGAACTGCATGCCGGACAACTTGATCTTTTCTGGATCAATTTTGGGGAGATTATCTTACTACCAAAAATTAATGATGCAGAACAGATTCAACAATGCATACCAACATGTCCTCTTAatgttttattttaaaattttcaccAAGGTATCTACTATTCGGCTATATTCTGTGGTTGATCACGTGGTGCGCCATACTCAGAATACTTTCATGCAAGGTCGATATGTTTGAGATGTGGttgtaaccttgccttaaacaatCCATGAGTTGCATCGAAAAAAGTTGAATTGGGTGGTCCTCAAAATCAACTTTGAAAAATCctatgataaagtcaagtggtCTTTTCTTCAATAAACTCTTAGAATGAAAGGCTTTTCTAATGAGTGGTGAGGtttaattaataacttcatttttacAGAAAGTGTTGctattgtagggattcgttgcatagaaaacaaaaattttcctaccgcaaacacacaatccaagccaagatgcaatctagaagacggtagcaacgaggggattatcgagtctcacccttgaagagattccaaagcctacaagatgaggctcttgttgctgcggtagacgttcacttgccacttgcaaaagcgcgtagaagatcttgatcacgacgccacgaacgggcagcacctccgtactcggtcacaagttcggttgttgatgaagacgacgtccacctcctcgTTCCAACgggtagcggaagtagtagctcctcttgaatccggcagcacgacggcgtggtgtcggtggtggtggagaaacccggcggagcttcgctaagcgtgcgggaagtggtggaggagagagggccgctagggtttgggagaggggggcgccagccactaggggtgcggccaccttgtgcttgttggggtggccggccccctccccttgaccctcattatataggtggaagccccaagtgttggactacaagtctccgaataagacccgaacccaaaaccttccatgtgatagggaaacctacccaaggtgggaatcccacttggggtgggattccccccttccatgtgggggggtggccggcccccttaggggagtccacttgggactccttgtggtgaccctgcataccactgcatgttgtagtatgccagtcgttgatataacattcacgaagtaccattccgcaaatattacatccctcagagtagtacaacagaacatagcaggtccataactcattcattaatGTTACAAAtataatacacatatcgtctcggagctccccttgggtcctaagagggatacttttaggttcgaggcgaacctaacttagcttacaatatagaagtctcattaagttatacatttattttctCGAGCAGCTTAGtattaagagttcgggctgctcggctactactactactcgatgcttctaggcttgatctcctccggaagcctcaccggttccgtagactatgaggtagtctacgccttcaatacctccagagaggtctggttcttcatagccgatgatctcggctccttcggagttgtcgtagtcctcctccagacgattcagacaatctaagcaagggatttaagagtgggatgagtacgagcgtactcaacaagttcattatagataagaggtgtttaatgcactagctacgatattagaccagaaagtctaataccaatgcgaggttttgataaacatttcttcaagagattgcttttatttcaaagagctatatccgtcggccttcaccggtttactagaacttcatggagctcctttccggccgcgttcgctgttccatatccggaacgaggagtgacagtcacagttctttacactctgcagaggtgtgttgctttacctataagagatcttaaccttggtgccaaccgggcagctctcccgtccacacttcctatggtgtgaggcccggtataaggtctagccaatcatgttcctccgctacctcgaacacccaccctttgttgcatgccccgaccctgggtcctcgccggtcccattattcccactcacgggtggaccccgaccacgacaacggtttgggactcgttaaccaaactccttcgccggtagctgtaaCCCATCATAGgctgcaataccgtggggacttaaggcttccccgaccaaccgcttgttcttcgagcgacaagtgtctacggactatgccgtggggacttaaggcttccccggccaaccgcttgccccgacggatacaagtgtctacggtagagcgcatccgttgatgaacgagaggtggaaacacttttgactactccgtcccactccggatcttatggttaacacgggtattacggcacaagaatcaactggacgacatttgttgtttaatcctagatggatataaacccttgcaatgg includes these proteins:
- the LOC124672872 gene encoding scarecrow-like protein 33, with translation MADTQDKLFAIVEPAPLSPSLFLDCSSTTHGDSQKTQDELALAYISQMLMEEDVPVDKFFYRYPDHPMVLQAEQPFAEILSASGTTSSDAQDPSTLLSSRMVSGFLSAEVHNPTFLNGTVTAAEEPSSSSTSMGMLSSMAFLKGMEEANRFLPTQNGFMDSRWHKNRFDDLDGETVPRMGRSSKQIVPVHTGSEKEHTTVEMSDNLLTPDGYGMHLKERGDKAAQQSICRKVPLVRRGATQMMVADLETLLIRCAEAVATIDRRRAGDLLELIKRNSLPTGDATQRLAHYFAEGLEARLAGTGWQLYHSITVATHANIMEFLKGYHLYMATCCFLKVSIHFSNKNIYNAVAGRKKLHIVHYGVNDGFQWPELLRWLAEREGGPPEVRFTGITSPQPGLCPVKHAEESKHMLSHCASQLGVPFKFRAIIAKLEVIRAEDLDIDPDEVLVVNNLFHFRTLMDEGLTFDMVNPRDLVLNTVRKMKPSVFVHATINGPYSSALFKTRFHQALSNFTAQFDMMATTMPRERDSSKRLLLERKVLGRRAVNIIACEGADRVERPQNYKEWQTQNQRAGLRQLPLDRGIVEILKDQVKEQYHRHFIVNEDGRWLLLGWKGRVLYALSTWAADDANGSQPA